A single genomic interval of Koleobacter methoxysyntrophicus harbors:
- a CDS encoding sigma 54-interacting transcriptional regulator encodes MKSIKVLIIGAGKGGSSILRFFLKQKAIRIVGVSDINLNAPAIKIALENNIPVFSDFKKMLFEKRNETDVIIEATGLLSVQEELKRLKPNRVSVLEAEAASLMMTIIEENLHLYKVKETEELLQTILNSAQEGIQVVDKDGKIVYINKAFTNITKIPPEERINKSVFQVSPDGALCEVLRTGKPVFGKPNIVKGSNIEVVSNASPIIVNGKITGAVVIFRDVTDMKRILKKLNEREELIKNLKGSINNLTAAKYTFDDLIGENPVFKESISIAKKAAEADTTVLLTGESGTGKELFAHAIHNYSFRKNKPFIRINCAAIPPNLLESELFGYEKGAFTGAIERKIGKFELADGGTIFLDEIGDMDTNLQAKILRVLQEKEIERLGGSKPVRINVRVIAATNRNLIDMIRQGNFREDLFYRLNVLNISIPPLRERINDIPKLAERIMMKLNQKSGKKIVRISNDALKSLMAYSWPGNVRELENVLERAITLADSDVIDDNLIRPYLKPDIHKNDEEDILPLDEVEKRVIESALKKYGTSLPAKKKIAEKLNISLATLYNKLKKYRLNYKI; translated from the coding sequence TTGAAATCAATCAAGGTTTTGATAATAGGAGCCGGAAAAGGCGGCAGTTCTATACTGAGGTTCTTCTTGAAACAAAAAGCTATCAGAATAGTCGGTGTATCGGATATAAATCTTAATGCCCCGGCAATAAAAATTGCCCTAGAAAATAACATACCTGTTTTTTCAGATTTCAAAAAAATGCTTTTTGAAAAGCGAAATGAAACAGACGTTATTATTGAAGCAACAGGCCTTTTGTCGGTTCAGGAAGAATTAAAAAGATTAAAACCAAATCGTGTTTCCGTGTTGGAAGCCGAAGCTGCAAGTTTAATGATGACAATCATAGAAGAAAACTTACATCTATATAAAGTTAAAGAAACTGAAGAACTGCTTCAAACCATTCTCAATTCGGCCCAAGAAGGCATACAAGTAGTGGATAAAGACGGAAAAATTGTATATATAAACAAAGCCTTTACAAACATAACAAAAATCCCCCCAGAAGAGCGCATTAATAAGAGTGTTTTTCAAGTCTCTCCAGATGGTGCTTTATGCGAAGTCCTGAGAACTGGAAAACCTGTATTTGGAAAACCAAATATTGTTAAAGGGTCAAATATTGAGGTTGTTTCAAATGCCTCACCAATTATAGTCAACGGTAAGATTACAGGAGCCGTAGTAATTTTCCGCGACGTAACTGATATGAAAAGGATATTGAAAAAACTTAATGAAAGGGAAGAACTTATTAAAAACCTAAAGGGCAGTATAAATAATCTTACAGCTGCCAAATATACCTTCGATGACTTAATAGGAGAAAATCCAGTTTTTAAAGAAAGTATCTCAATTGCAAAGAAGGCTGCCGAAGCTGATACAACGGTCCTTCTAACAGGTGAAAGCGGTACCGGAAAGGAACTCTTTGCCCACGCCATACACAATTACAGCTTTCGTAAAAATAAGCCTTTTATAAGGATCAACTGTGCAGCCATTCCGCCAAATCTCCTTGAAAGCGAATTGTTTGGATATGAAAAAGGAGCTTTCACTGGCGCAATTGAACGGAAAATTGGGAAATTTGAACTGGCTGACGGCGGTACTATATTTTTAGATGAAATAGGTGATATGGACACAAACCTCCAGGCTAAAATTTTAAGGGTGCTCCAGGAAAAGGAAATAGAACGTTTGGGAGGCAGTAAACCTGTTAGAATAAATGTCAGGGTGATTGCAGCTACAAACCGCAATCTTATTGACATGATAAGACAGGGCAACTTCAGGGAAGACCTGTTCTACAGGCTAAATGTTTTAAACATCTCTATACCTCCTCTTCGCGAAAGGATAAATGACATTCCTAAGCTTGCCGAAAGAATAATGATGAAATTAAATCAAAAATCAGGGAAAAAAATTGTGCGAATTAGTAATGACGCTTTAAAGTCATTGATGGCGTACTCATGGCCAGGTAATGTAAGGGAACTTGAAAATGTACTTGAAAGGGCAATAACCCTTGCTGACAGCGATGTTATAGATGATAATCTAATCAGGCCCTACCTGAAACCTGATATTCATAAAAATGATGAAGAGGATATACTCCCCCTTGATGAAGTTGAAAAAAGGGTCATAGAAAGCGCATTAAAAAAATACGGTACTAGCCTGCCAGCTAAAAAAAAGATCGCAGAAAAATTAAATATCTCCCTTGCTACCCTATATAATAAGCTGAAGAAATACAGACTCAATTATAAAATTTAG
- a CDS encoding (2Fe-2S)-binding protein: MRVKNHPILGGDRRMSTVTITVDGREIKAIAGEPIAAALLAAGIKKFRMTEKTGEPRGVFCAIGRCTDCVMTVNGIPNIRTCVTPVENGMVIETQKGRGTWRESR, from the coding sequence ATGAGGGTAAAAAACCACCCGATATTAGGGGGGGATCGGCGCATGTCAACCGTTACAATTACCGTTGACGGCAGGGAAATAAAAGCCATTGCGGGGGAACCTATTGCGGCTGCTCTCCTGGCTGCAGGAATTAAAAAGTTCAGGATGACTGAAAAAACGGGGGAACCCAGAGGGGTATTTTGTGCAATAGGGAGATGTACGGATTGTGTTATGACCGTCAACGGCATACCGAATATAAGAACCTGTGTTACCCCTGTAGAAAACGGAATGGTAATCGAGACTCAGAAGGGCCGTGGCACATGGAGGGAAAGCAGATGA
- a CDS encoding NAD(P)/FAD-dependent oxidoreductase codes for MKRTQVAIVGAGPAGLAAAIEVARAGGKVTLLDENSRPGGQLFKQIHKFFGSREHKAGVRGFRIGEQLLEDTKRLGVEVLLDSPVYGIFSDFTIGYINANKEYSIKAERIILATGASENALAFPGGTLPGVMGAGAAQTLINVHRVLPGKRVIMVGSGNVGLIVSYQLMQAGADVVALIEAAPEIGGYGVHASKIRRAGVPIYTSHTIKEVFGKDCVEGAVIVQLGRDWQPIDGTEKILKADTVCIAVGLNPLSELAWLAGCEFAFIPELGGHVPKHDLNMETTLKGLYVAGDITGVEEASSAMEEGRLAGIACAESLGLYPQDEAERLKQEVRERLNALRTGPFGQKRRNAKDRLVKLFLGGEQVE; via the coding sequence ATGAAAAGAACCCAAGTAGCAATTGTAGGTGCGGGCCCTGCCGGCCTTGCCGCCGCCATTGAAGTTGCCCGGGCCGGCGGGAAGGTAACCCTACTGGACGAAAACAGCAGACCCGGTGGGCAGCTGTTTAAACAGATACACAAGTTTTTTGGTTCGAGGGAACACAAAGCAGGAGTAAGAGGCTTTAGAATAGGAGAACAGCTTTTAGAAGATACGAAAAGATTAGGGGTAGAAGTCCTGCTGGATTCACCGGTTTACGGCATTTTCAGTGATTTTACCATCGGATACATAAATGCCAATAAAGAATATTCAATTAAAGCTGAAAGGATAATACTCGCAACGGGTGCTTCCGAAAATGCCCTTGCCTTTCCCGGCGGAACCCTGCCGGGTGTTATGGGTGCAGGGGCAGCCCAGACCCTGATCAATGTCCATAGGGTACTTCCGGGCAAAAGGGTCATAATGGTAGGCTCGGGGAATGTGGGACTGATCGTTTCGTATCAATTGATGCAGGCAGGGGCTGATGTAGTAGCGCTAATCGAAGCCGCCCCTGAAATAGGAGGATACGGGGTTCATGCCAGTAAAATACGGCGGGCTGGTGTTCCTATATATACATCTCATACCATAAAAGAAGTATTCGGCAAGGATTGTGTTGAAGGTGCTGTAATTGTCCAGCTCGGCAGGGACTGGCAGCCTATTGATGGGACTGAAAAAATCTTAAAAGCTGACACCGTCTGCATTGCAGTAGGGCTTAACCCGTTATCGGAACTGGCCTGGCTGGCAGGGTGCGAATTTGCCTTTATTCCAGAACTGGGAGGGCATGTTCCCAAGCATGACTTAAACATGGAAACTACTTTAAAGGGGCTTTATGTAGCCGGCGATATTACGGGGGTCGAAGAAGCGAGTTCGGCCATGGAAGAAGGCAGGCTTGCTGGGATAGCCTGTGCGGAAAGCCTCGGCCTTTACCCTCAGGATGAAGCAGAAAGGCTGAAGCAGGAGGTTAGAGAAAGGCTGAATGCCTTAAGGACAGGGCCTTTTGGACAGAAAAGGCGGAATGCCAAAGACAGGCTTGTAAAACTATTTCTGGGTGGTGAACAGGTTGAATAA
- a CDS encoding 4Fe-4S binding protein: protein MNKGIKKTGTPSWEELKASPGLPDEDRLEKGPVAFIECVQEIPCNPCEEACPFNAIEVGTPITNLPKLNGEKCTGCGLCIAACPGLAIFRVHKNYTDSTSLVEFPFEYYPLPEEGETVNCVNREGKFITKGRVVRVRNPERFDSTPLITVEIPKEFYLEVRSMERKRCKGC from the coding sequence TTGAATAAAGGAATCAAAAAAACAGGTACACCTTCATGGGAAGAGCTTAAAGCCTCTCCCGGTTTGCCCGATGAAGACAGGCTGGAAAAAGGCCCGGTGGCATTTATAGAATGCGTACAGGAAATCCCCTGCAACCCCTGTGAAGAAGCATGCCCCTTTAATGCCATAGAAGTGGGGACACCGATTACCAATCTCCCCAAGCTCAATGGGGAAAAGTGCACGGGATGTGGTTTGTGCATAGCAGCCTGTCCGGGCCTTGCTATATTTAGGGTCCATAAAAACTATACTGATTCAACATCTCTCGTAGAATTCCCTTTTGAATATTACCCCCTGCCCGAGGAGGGAGAAACAGTAAACTGCGTCAACAGAGAAGGGAAATTCATTACAAAAGGCAGGGTTGTCAGAGTCAGAAACCCGGAACGGTTTGATTCAACCCCTTTGATTACGGTAGAAATCCCTAAAGAGTTCTATTTAGAAGTCCGCAGTATGGAAAGGAAGAGGTGTAAAGGATGTTAG
- a CDS encoding (2Fe-2S)-binding protein, whose translation MLEKKPVYICRCQEVTEEEIKKAIEDGARTIKGIKNRTHATMGLCQGRTCRRLIERMLAHYTDVSELKPGIRPPVRTIKIAEIVEGDGENE comes from the coding sequence ATGTTAGAAAAAAAGCCGGTTTATATATGCCGCTGTCAGGAAGTTACAGAAGAAGAAATTAAAAAAGCTATTGAAGACGGGGCAAGGACTATTAAGGGGATAAAAAACCGAACCCATGCCACAATGGGATTATGTCAGGGCAGGACATGCCGCAGGCTGATAGAAAGGATGCTGGCACATTATACAGATGTTTCGGAATTGAAACCGGGTATTAGGCCCCCTGTAAGAACTATTAAGATCGCTGAAATTGTTGAAGGGGATGGTGAAAATGAATAA
- a CDS encoding NAD(P)/FAD-dependent oxidoreductase — MNKTSEIVIIGGGVIGTSTAYYLSKANKRVTLIEKGDLASGASGACDQDIILQSKNPGIHLKLAMASAELYKTLEAELGHPIEYENTGGMILIETEEEMEIMKRFVKRQQETGLEVEILDRKEASKLQRGLAGHLLGSTYCPQDAHVNSIELTIGFAKAAKRLGAQIMLHTEITGIKQKNGKVTGVKTTKGDIDCELVVNCSGAWAPKIGKMVGIDIPIKPRRGQIVVTEEVPPFVMGDVLSARYIVAKYNPDTLKDSDDPGIKLGVGLSLSQTQKGNILIGATREFVGYDTSVTRTGLKEILKNATRLVPDLKQINIIRMFSGLRPYTPDGLPIIGPVNEPEGFFIAAGHEGDGIALAPITGRIVSGLICGDKLPFNLEELSPYRF, encoded by the coding sequence ATGAATAAAACCAGTGAAATCGTAATAATCGGCGGCGGGGTTATAGGTACTTCAACAGCATACTATCTTTCAAAGGCTAATAAAAGGGTAACCCTTATAGAAAAAGGCGACCTTGCCTCAGGGGCTTCAGGGGCCTGTGACCAGGATATAATCCTGCAGTCGAAAAATCCGGGAATCCATTTAAAACTGGCAATGGCAAGTGCCGAACTGTATAAGACCCTGGAGGCTGAGCTGGGTCATCCCATTGAATACGAAAATACGGGGGGAATGATTTTAATAGAAACAGAAGAAGAGATGGAAATAATGAAACGCTTTGTTAAAAGGCAGCAGGAAACCGGGCTGGAAGTTGAAATCCTGGATAGAAAGGAAGCTTCAAAACTCCAGAGGGGTCTTGCCGGCCATCTGCTTGGTTCCACTTACTGCCCGCAGGACGCCCATGTAAATTCAATAGAGCTTACTATAGGTTTTGCTAAAGCTGCAAAAAGGCTGGGGGCCCAAATAATGCTTCATACGGAAATTACCGGGATCAAACAAAAAAACGGGAAAGTTACCGGAGTAAAGACAACGAAGGGAGATATAGACTGCGAACTGGTTGTAAACTGCAGTGGGGCATGGGCACCAAAGATAGGAAAAATGGTAGGTATAGATATCCCGATAAAGCCCCGCAGGGGTCAGATCGTCGTGACAGAAGAGGTGCCCCCCTTTGTTATGGGTGATGTGCTTTCCGCAAGGTATATTGTAGCAAAGTATAATCCCGATACCCTGAAAGATTCCGATGACCCCGGAATTAAGCTGGGTGTCGGCCTTTCCCTGAGCCAGACCCAAAAGGGCAATATCCTGATAGGTGCAACCAGGGAATTTGTAGGTTACGATACGTCTGTGACACGAACCGGGTTGAAAGAGATCCTCAAAAACGCTACAAGGCTTGTTCCTGATTTGAAACAAATAAACATTATCCGCATGTTTTCAGGACTAAGGCCCTATACCCCTGACGGCCTGCCTATCATAGGCCCGGTTAATGAACCGGAAGGTTTCTTTATAGCAGCAGGCCATGAGGGGGACGGTATAGCCCTTGCACCGATTACAGGCAGGATAGTATCAGGGCTCATATGCGGCGATAAACTGCCGTTTAATCTGGAAGAACTAAGCCCTTATAGATTCTAG
- a CDS encoding M23 family metallopeptidase: protein MYRISGFRSKKGFFIFCLLVGVSLFLMSCSSLGNRGEGNKLNENGAVIEEQNQSYEEVEEVIPEVNFSATEILQGDFFSVRLRNIQEGDEIICSTDLAINTPVFYSYSDDRLAIVGVSYRTNPGDYAFCVKVIRDDTVIMEREEVITVSLKDFETQYLKVTASLQSKRSEKLLLEDLEHTVRAKSKTADYPLWEGVFLMPVEGRISTEFGVIRYINNVESSRHSGLDIAAEKGTPVKAANRGRVALSKELNVTGNTIIIDHGMNVFSSYSHLDKLHVVEGQMVEKGDIIGEVGSTGFSTGPHLHWTISIGRVFVNPWLFLDGDPLSCFDILEGIDMTD, encoded by the coding sequence ATGTACCGAATTTCAGGTTTCCGTTCAAAAAAAGGTTTTTTCATCTTCTGTCTGTTGGTAGGGGTCTCTCTGTTTTTGATGAGCTGTTCTTCTCTGGGAAATAGGGGAGAGGGAAATAAGCTGAACGAAAATGGGGCGGTAATAGAAGAACAGAACCAAAGTTATGAAGAAGTGGAAGAGGTAATACCGGAGGTCAACTTCTCTGCTACGGAGATACTTCAGGGGGATTTTTTTTCGGTCCGATTAAGAAACATCCAAGAAGGGGACGAAATAATCTGCAGTACAGACTTAGCAATAAATACCCCTGTTTTTTACAGTTACAGTGATGATAGGCTAGCTATTGTTGGAGTCAGTTACCGGACGAACCCGGGTGATTATGCTTTCTGTGTAAAAGTTATTAGGGACGATACTGTAATTATGGAAAGGGAAGAAGTCATAACCGTTTCCTTAAAAGACTTTGAAACCCAATATCTAAAGGTTACGGCCAGCCTGCAGTCAAAGCGCAGTGAAAAGCTTTTATTAGAGGATCTGGAACATACCGTTAGGGCTAAGTCTAAAACGGCAGATTACCCTTTATGGGAAGGAGTTTTTTTGATGCCCGTTGAAGGGAGGATCTCCACTGAATTCGGTGTCATCCGCTATATCAACAATGTTGAATCAAGCAGACATTCGGGTTTGGATATTGCAGCAGAAAAAGGGACACCCGTTAAAGCCGCTAACAGGGGCCGGGTTGCCCTTTCAAAAGAGTTAAATGTAACGGGTAATACAATTATAATCGACCATGGCATGAATGTATTTTCGTCTTACAGCCACCTTGATAAACTGCATGTAGTAGAAGGCCAGATGGTGGAAAAAGGGGACATAATAGGTGAGGTAGGTTCAACGGGTTTTTCAACGGGCCCCCATCTCCACTGGACTATAAGTATAGGCCGGGTGTTTGTTAATCCGTGGCTTTTCCTTGATGGAGACCCTTTGTCATGCTTTGATATTTTAGAAGGTATAGATATGACAGACTGA